Proteins encoded by one window of Polyodon spathula isolate WHYD16114869_AA chromosome 16, ASM1765450v1, whole genome shotgun sequence:
- the LOC121328608 gene encoding G-protein coupled receptor 157-like, which translates to MAVPRTEVFLYERAVVLISCFFSFLGSCLIIFSYVFWADLRTKPRKLLVFLSVADLLSAVSYFYGVLRDFDSDSWDCVLQGCVSTFANTSSFFWTVAIAIYLYIFIVRSDQRTANSLILWFHIISWCVPLGITIAAVSLQKIGYDASNVSVGWCWVSINASDQILWMLLTGKVWEILAYITLPILYILIKKHIKTAHAALSEYRPILSASPMSQSQSSMADTKLTLIPVIFIALRIWSTIRFVLTLAESPAVQNPMLVILHGVGNTFQGGANCIMFVLCTQVVRSRLASALCCCRYEAGCTCCRGSDSNQQPVETPRTEELHRPVWAEEQ; encoded by the exons ATGGCTGTTCCCCGAACAGAAGTGTTCTTGTACGAGCGGGCTGTTGTTTTGATttcatgtttcttctcatttttaGGCTCCTGTTTAATCATATTTAGTTACGTGTTCTGGGCTGATTTAAGAACTAAACCGAGGAAACTGCTGGTTTTCCTGTCGGTGGCCGACTTGCTCTCTGCTGTTTCTTACTTTTACGGGGTTTTGAGGGATTTCGATTCGGATTCCTGGGACTGCGTGCTCCAAGGCTGCGTGTCTACATTTGCAAACACAAGCTCGTTTTTCTGGACTGTCGCTATAGCCATTTACTTGTATATTTTCATCGTCAGATCTGACCAGAGGACGGCAAATAGTTTGATTTTGTGGTTTCATATCATCAG CTGGTGTGTCCCTCTGGGGATCACCATAGCAGCAGTGTCCCTGCAGAAGATTGGCTACGATGCGTCCAACGTGTCCGTGGGCTGGTGCTGGGTCAGTATCAACGCCAGCGACCAAATTCTCTGGATGCTGCTCACAGGAAAAGTCTGGGAAATCCTGGCTTACATCACTCTCCCTATCCTTTACATCCTAAtcaaaaagcacattaaaactgCG CACGCCGCTCTGTCCGAGTACAGGCCCATCCTGTCTGCTAGCCCCATGTCTCAGTCCCAATCCTCCATGGCGGACACAAAGCTAACGCTCATCCCTGTCATCTTCATCGCCCTGCGAATCTGGAGCACCATCCGCTTCGTCCTCACCCTCGCCGAGTCCCCCGCGGTGCAGAACCCGATGCTCGTAATCCTGCAT GGAGTTGGAAACACGTTTCAGGGAGGCGCCAACTGCATCATGTTTGTACTGTGCACCCAGGTGGTGCGATCGCGGCTGGCGTCCGCGCTGTGCTGCTGCAGGTACGAGGCTGGCTGTACCTGCTGCAGGGGATCCGATAGCAACCAGCAGCCTGTCGAGACACCACGCACAGAGGAGCTGCACCGTCCTGTCTGGGCTGAAGAGCAGTGA